From Pelosinus fermentans DSM 17108, the proteins below share one genomic window:
- a CDS encoding diguanylate cyclase — translation MLVIAHNMLGIFTIILGVIISFIAWHGISKNANHYSYLKGKAISFFILCASILDLLQLLSYSANNPTDTSWIMYWMIACIVWACALLYTIRLTLTTPRPADTFLFYTASLLLIGLLTGLLTNFSFTFDKFDTLPSFLHIDNTNHPLVTSTLLIAISIHSISLIILRRNFSQYITGDYIQIALLFGILSNLAYLSDVSIQTNMFAHLCKCFAYYFVLRAVFKFVIKHPYEQLLLFKEQLEQLAVNNAELYKKSEQQRNLLEDTLSKIGTIISSQLNVKDTLDAIADMVTDLMHSRQSLIGLLCTNQTHLQVVATYGINTPPTCIPLNHCLRGQVIEQNIALSINDLSQHPDIQKPQLIFSSIQSMICAPLIHDGEVIGIIEAYSSDLNAFNESDLRFLTALGRHAGTAIASAMLFEKTKLHLEEEKFLSEISQTTSTTIDTNTIIEHCTSHVMKALNADVAVGMLIDADKKNFTIISSINFNYKLVKMNLDSYPALAPLLETFRPCITAANTFAPFAELYDQNASRYMMVLPIAVEENLLGLILLGWQHFIAPERLNRISFAFLMSQQIALGLEKAHLYNQIKLMALSDSLTGLANRRNFDMFLTIELKRAASLKRPLSLIMLDLDKFKRYNDSYGHVTGDKLLSQLGQILQYNVRNIDLPARYGGEEFSIILPECSSNEAKSLGEKLRQIIESESFPDDAGTTTAKITASLGIATYDPAVSAIPPSREKITELADKALYQAKKEGRNRVITSIIIS, via the coding sequence ATGCTGGTCATAGCTCACAATATGCTAGGAATTTTCACAATTATACTTGGAGTTATTATCTCCTTTATTGCTTGGCATGGTATCAGCAAAAATGCAAATCATTACAGTTACTTGAAAGGAAAAGCAATCAGTTTTTTCATATTATGTGCCAGCATCTTAGATTTGTTGCAGCTGCTTTCTTATTCTGCAAATAATCCGACTGATACGAGTTGGATTATGTATTGGATGATTGCTTGTATCGTATGGGCCTGTGCTCTCTTATACACCATACGTCTTACATTAACAACACCCCGGCCTGCTGACACATTCTTGTTTTACACTGCAAGTTTATTGCTAATAGGATTACTTACAGGGCTGCTTACTAATTTTAGCTTTACTTTTGATAAATTTGATACATTGCCATCATTTCTCCACATCGACAATACAAATCATCCATTAGTTACTTCTACCTTATTGATAGCTATTAGTATTCATAGTATTTCACTTATTATTCTGCGCCGTAACTTCTCCCAATATATAACAGGTGATTATATACAAATCGCTTTACTTTTTGGCATTCTGTCTAATTTAGCCTACCTTTCAGATGTTTCTATTCAAACTAATATGTTCGCTCACCTTTGTAAATGTTTTGCCTATTATTTTGTTCTGCGAGCTGTGTTTAAATTTGTAATCAAACATCCTTATGAACAATTGCTTCTATTTAAAGAACAATTAGAACAATTGGCTGTCAACAATGCCGAATTATATAAAAAATCAGAGCAACAGCGAAATTTACTGGAAGATACTTTATCAAAAATCGGCACTATTATTTCTTCACAACTCAATGTAAAAGATACTCTTGATGCAATCGCTGATATGGTGACTGATTTAATGCATTCTCGGCAAAGTTTAATCGGTCTATTATGTACGAACCAAACCCATCTCCAAGTGGTTGCGACTTATGGCATCAATACGCCTCCAACCTGTATTCCATTAAACCATTGTTTACGCGGGCAGGTGATAGAGCAGAATATAGCTCTTTCTATTAATGATCTATCCCAGCATCCTGATATACAAAAACCGCAGCTCATATTTTCCAGCATCCAATCCATGATTTGTGCACCTTTAATTCATGACGGTGAAGTCATTGGGATTATCGAAGCCTATTCTTCTGATCTTAATGCTTTTAATGAAAGCGATCTTCGATTTCTAACAGCTTTGGGTCGTCATGCAGGCACAGCCATTGCCAGTGCTATGCTTTTTGAAAAGACAAAGCTCCATCTTGAAGAAGAGAAATTTTTATCAGAAATATCTCAAACTACTTCTACAACTATTGATACCAATACAATCATTGAACATTGTACTTCTCATGTAATGAAAGCACTCAATGCTGACGTAGCCGTCGGTATGCTTATTGATGCTGACAAAAAAAACTTTACTATTATCTCTTCGATTAATTTCAATTACAAACTGGTAAAAATGAATCTCGACTCTTATCCTGCATTGGCACCTTTACTGGAAACCTTTAGACCTTGTATTACAGCCGCAAATACCTTTGCTCCTTTCGCTGAACTGTATGACCAGAATGCATCTAGATATATGATGGTGTTGCCAATTGCTGTAGAAGAAAATCTTCTGGGGTTAATACTCTTAGGGTGGCAGCATTTCATTGCTCCTGAGCGTTTAAACCGTATATCCTTTGCATTTTTAATGTCCCAGCAAATCGCTCTTGGTTTGGAAAAAGCTCATTTATATAACCAAATAAAATTAATGGCTCTTTCTGACAGCCTCACAGGTCTAGCAAACCGACGAAATTTTGATATGTTTCTGACCATTGAGCTAAAACGTGCAGCTTCCTTAAAGCGTCCATTAAGTTTAATTATGTTGGATCTTGATAAGTTTAAACGCTATAACGATTCTTATGGGCATGTCACAGGTGACAAATTATTAAGTCAACTTGGCCAAATTCTCCAATATAATGTGCGCAATATTGATTTGCCAGCACGTTACGGAGGAGAAGAGTTTAGCATTATTTTACCTGAATGCAGTAGTAATGAAGCAAAATCCCTTGGCGAAAAATTACGTCAAATCATCGAAAGCGAAAGCTTTCCTGATGACGCTGGAACCACTACAGCAAAAATCACTGCCAGTTTAGGGATTGCCACTTATGATCCTGCTGTTTCTGCGATTCCTCCTAGTAGAGAAAAAATTACTGAGCTCGCCGACAAAGCACTCTATCAGGCTAAAAAAGAAGGCCGCAACCGTGTAATCACAAGCATTATCATCTCTTAA
- the nth gene encoding endonuclease III, with protein sequence MRITKAVKQEMLSILEERYQGTATALDYSSPFELLIAVVLSAQCTDVRVNIITKRLFPEYNTPTKIKEMGLEKLEAYIRDCGLYHSKARNIMATCDILCREYDEKVPETFEELITLPGVGRKTANVVLSQLFNIPAIAVDTHVFRVSNRLGLAKGDTPLTVEEGLMKAIPRNKWSDAHHWLIWHGRRICKARKPECNTCPLAALCPSKIL encoded by the coding sequence ATGCGTATTACCAAAGCTGTCAAACAAGAAATGCTATCTATATTAGAAGAACGCTATCAAGGTACTGCCACAGCCCTGGATTATTCTTCCCCATTTGAATTATTAATCGCTGTAGTTTTATCCGCTCAATGTACCGATGTACGGGTTAATATTATAACGAAACGTTTGTTTCCCGAATATAATACGCCCACAAAGATTAAAGAGATGGGTTTGGAAAAGCTAGAGGCATATATTCGAGATTGTGGATTATATCACAGTAAGGCTCGCAATATTATGGCGACTTGTGATATTTTATGCCGAGAATATGATGAAAAGGTTCCAGAAACCTTTGAGGAATTAATTACCCTGCCAGGTGTTGGCAGAAAGACGGCAAATGTCGTACTAAGTCAATTATTTAACATTCCGGCAATTGCTGTAGATACTCATGTATTTCGAGTATCCAATCGACTGGGATTAGCCAAAGGAGATACCCCTTTAACTGTAGAAGAAGGGCTGATGAAAGCGATACCTCGCAATAAATGGAGTGATGCGCATCATTGGCTTATTTGGCATGGACGAAGAATTTGTAAAGCGCGGAAACCAGAATGTAATACCTGTCCTTTAGCTGCATTATGCCCAAGTAAGATTCTCTAA
- a CDS encoding ABC-F family ATP-binding cassette domain-containing protein has protein sequence MSVLTVENVTHGFGGRQILENASFRLLKGEHVGLIGANGEGKSTFLNIITGQLMPDEGKVEWSNRVTVGYLDQHTVLSKGKTIREALREAFQGMFDLEAEMLAIYDTMGDASPAELDKMMEDVGEIQTILETNGFYMIDAKILEVANGLGLAEIGLDRDVADLSGGQRTKVLLTKLLLQNPTILLLDEPTNYLDVEHIEWLKRYLKEYENSFILVSHDIPFLNEVVNVIYHVENTILTRYTGDYEQFQQLYNIRKGQESKAYERQQQEIDRLEDFISRNKARISTTGRAKSRQKQLDKMEVLEKPREKPKATFRFKEARTPSRMIVEAEDLVLGYDEPLTRPVTFQLERGQKVAIRGVNGLGKTTLLKTILGKIQPVAGKVELGDNLHSSYFEQESNRHNNNTAMEEVWQEYPGLSHFEVRQALARCGLTNDHITSQMMVLSGGENAKVRLCKLMLTEANWLVLDEPTNHLDIDAKAELKKALAEFKGTVLLVSHEPDFYEDWVTHIWNVEDWTTKVI, from the coding sequence TTGAGCGTATTAACAGTAGAAAATGTAACCCATGGCTTTGGCGGCAGACAAATACTAGAAAATGCATCCTTTCGTTTATTAAAAGGAGAACATGTTGGTTTAATTGGAGCAAATGGTGAAGGAAAATCTACCTTTTTAAATATTATTACAGGGCAATTAATGCCTGATGAAGGTAAGGTAGAATGGTCCAATCGAGTAACAGTCGGATATTTGGATCAGCACACAGTATTGAGTAAAGGAAAAACCATCCGGGAAGCACTGCGGGAAGCTTTTCAAGGCATGTTTGATCTGGAGGCTGAAATGCTGGCGATTTATGATACCATGGGGGATGCATCACCTGCAGAGCTAGATAAAATGATGGAAGATGTAGGCGAGATTCAGACCATTTTAGAGACAAACGGTTTTTACATGATTGATGCCAAGATTCTTGAAGTAGCAAATGGTTTAGGATTGGCTGAAATCGGTCTTGATAGGGATGTGGCTGATTTAAGCGGCGGGCAGAGAACAAAGGTATTATTAACTAAATTATTATTGCAGAATCCAACTATTTTACTCTTAGATGAGCCTACGAACTATTTGGATGTAGAGCATATTGAATGGTTAAAGCGATATTTAAAAGAATATGAGAATAGCTTTATCCTAGTCTCTCATGATATTCCCTTCTTAAACGAGGTTGTAAATGTCATTTATCATGTGGAAAATACGATATTGACACGCTATACAGGAGATTATGAGCAGTTTCAACAATTATACAATATACGTAAAGGGCAAGAGTCAAAAGCTTACGAACGGCAGCAGCAAGAAATTGATCGATTAGAAGACTTTATTTCCCGTAATAAAGCTCGTATCTCTACTACCGGACGGGCAAAAAGCCGGCAGAAGCAATTGGATAAAATGGAAGTATTGGAAAAGCCGCGGGAGAAACCAAAAGCAACCTTTCGTTTTAAAGAAGCAAGAACGCCAAGCCGCATGATTGTTGAGGCTGAGGATTTAGTATTGGGCTATGATGAACCGTTAACGAGACCTGTTACATTTCAATTAGAGCGGGGCCAGAAGGTAGCCATTCGTGGTGTCAATGGCTTAGGAAAAACTACGCTTTTAAAAACCATATTGGGGAAAATTCAGCCAGTCGCAGGCAAGGTGGAACTTGGTGATAATTTGCACTCAAGTTATTTTGAACAAGAATCCAATCGTCATAATAACAATACCGCTATGGAAGAAGTATGGCAGGAATACCCTGGACTAAGCCACTTTGAAGTACGTCAGGCATTAGCTCGCTGTGGATTGACGAATGATCATATCACCAGCCAGATGATGGTATTAAGCGGTGGTGAAAATGCGAAAGTACGATTATGTAAATTAATGCTGACAGAGGCAAACTGGCTCGTATTAGATGAACCTACCAATCACTTGGATATAGATGCCAAAGCCGAGCTGAAAAAAGCTCTCGCTGAATTTAAAGGAACTGTTCTTTTGGTATCTCATGAGCCAGACTTTTATGAAGACTGGGTAACACATATCTGGAACGTCGAAGATTGGACAACAAAAGTTATATAA
- a CDS encoding NlpC/P60 family protein has product MGVMVRGLLLGLLFSIMPLFVYAADTQFKEGDQGSEIAAIQMKLKEKGYKITRINGKFTAETTKAVRSFQKRQKLKSDGIVENRTYYILMGKNLKVGNEKVQNNAKQITDTAKTYVGVPYKFGGTNPKGFDCSGFVQYVFNQSKITLPRAADAQYKVGKTIKQKELKQGDLVFFSTYEKGTSHCGIYLEQGKFIHASSHGVMISHLDESYWKMRYLGARRII; this is encoded by the coding sequence GTGGGAGTTATGGTAAGAGGATTATTATTAGGTCTTTTATTTTCTATAATGCCGTTATTTGTATATGCTGCTGACACTCAATTTAAAGAAGGTGACCAAGGGAGTGAAATTGCAGCAATACAAATGAAGCTGAAGGAAAAGGGCTATAAAATTACCAGGATTAATGGCAAATTTACAGCGGAAACAACGAAGGCCGTTCGCAGTTTTCAAAAGCGGCAAAAGCTCAAATCTGACGGAATTGTTGAGAATAGAACCTATTATATATTAATGGGAAAGAATTTAAAAGTAGGTAATGAAAAGGTACAGAATAATGCAAAACAAATAACAGATACAGCTAAAACCTATGTAGGCGTACCTTATAAGTTTGGGGGTACTAACCCCAAAGGGTTTGATTGTTCCGGTTTTGTTCAATATGTATTCAATCAAAGCAAAATAACCTTGCCGCGGGCTGCGGATGCTCAGTATAAGGTGGGGAAAACAATAAAGCAAAAAGAGCTTAAGCAAGGAGATTTAGTTTTTTTTAGTACCTATGAAAAAGGTACTTCCCATTGTGGCATTTATTTAGAACAGGGTAAATTTATTCATGCATCCAGCCATGGTGTCATGATCAGTCACTTGGACGAAAGTTACTGGAAGATGCGGTATCTTGGTGCGAGGCGAATTATTTGA
- a CDS encoding PFL family protein, protein MLTIQEILETNRMIEQNNFDVRTITLGISLRDCCHPDIKIFCQNIYEKITRAGEHLVRTGEDIEAEYGIPIINKRISVTPIAIVAESCHTDSYVPVAQALDAAAKTVGVNFIGGFSALVEKGYTKGDRILIQSIPEALAQTERVCSSINLASTKAGINMDCVREMGQIIKRTAELTSDRDALGCAKLVVFANVPEDNPFMAGAFHGVGEAEKVISVGVSGPGVVKRALEEVRGQDFSAVAETIKKTAFKITRVGQLVAQEASRRMGVPFGIIDLSLAPTPAVGDSVAHILEEMGLESCGAPGTTAALAILNDAVKKGGLMASSHVGGLSGAFIPVSEDAGMIAAVERGSLTLEKLEAMTCVCSVGLDMIAVAGDTSAATISGIIADEAAIGMINNKTTAVRIIPVPGKKVGDSVEFGGLLGYSPIIPVNTFKSDDFIARGGRIPAPIRSLTN, encoded by the coding sequence ATGTTAACAATTCAGGAAATATTAGAAACAAATCGGATGATTGAGCAAAACAATTTTGATGTTCGTACCATTACATTAGGCATTAGTTTGCGAGATTGCTGTCATCCTGATATAAAAATCTTCTGTCAGAACATTTATGAGAAGATTACGCGGGCAGGAGAGCATTTGGTTCGTACGGGGGAAGATATTGAAGCAGAATACGGTATACCTATTATTAATAAACGTATTTCCGTGACGCCCATTGCCATAGTTGCTGAGAGTTGTCATACTGATAGTTATGTTCCTGTGGCTCAGGCATTAGATGCTGCAGCCAAGACCGTTGGTGTTAACTTTATTGGTGGTTTTTCGGCTTTAGTTGAAAAAGGATATACAAAAGGGGATCGGATTTTGATCCAATCGATTCCAGAAGCTTTGGCACAAACGGAAAGAGTCTGTTCTTCCATTAATCTGGCCTCTACCAAGGCGGGAATTAATATGGACTGTGTACGAGAAATGGGACAGATTATTAAACGAACTGCTGAACTTACTAGTGACCGTGATGCTCTAGGGTGTGCAAAGTTAGTGGTTTTTGCAAACGTCCCTGAAGACAATCCTTTTATGGCTGGTGCTTTTCATGGTGTAGGAGAAGCGGAAAAGGTAATCAGTGTAGGAGTCAGTGGTCCTGGTGTGGTAAAACGCGCCTTGGAAGAGGTAAGAGGACAAGATTTTAGCGCTGTTGCAGAAACCATCAAGAAAACTGCCTTTAAAATTACGCGAGTAGGACAACTTGTTGCCCAAGAGGCTTCCAGGCGGATGGGTGTGCCTTTTGGTATTATTGATTTGTCATTGGCACCTACACCAGCGGTCGGTGATAGTGTTGCACATATTCTAGAAGAAATGGGTTTGGAAAGCTGTGGTGCACCTGGTACTACTGCAGCGTTAGCAATATTGAATGATGCAGTGAAAAAGGGCGGGTTAATGGCTTCATCTCACGTTGGCGGGTTGAGCGGAGCCTTTATTCCTGTAAGCGAAGATGCAGGAATGATTGCAGCAGTAGAACGCGGCAGCTTGACATTGGAAAAATTAGAAGCCATGACTTGTGTCTGTTCAGTAGGACTTGATATGATTGCTGTAGCGGGAGATACGTCTGCGGCTACTATTTCAGGTATTATTGCAGATGAAGCAGCAATTGGCATGATTAATAACAAGACGACAGCGGTACGTATTATTCCTGTTCCAGGTAAAAAAGTCGGTGACAGTGTAGAATTTGGCGGTCTTTTGGGGTATAGTCCGATTATCCCTGTGAACACTTTTAAATCCGATGACTTTATTGCTCGGGGTGGCAGAATTCCTGCGCCGATACGCAGTTTGACAAATTAG
- a CDS encoding DUF896 domain-containing protein, which produces MITPEDISRINELGRKQKAGTLTEEELAEQAKLRRLYIDTIKGHVKTHCDAQQTANHAHGCSCGCDHKH; this is translated from the coding sequence ATGATAACACCAGAAGATATTTCTAGGATTAATGAACTAGGACGAAAGCAAAAGGCAGGAACATTAACAGAAGAAGAACTAGCAGAACAAGCCAAGTTGCGACGTTTGTATATCGATACGATTAAGGGTCATGTAAAAACCCATTGTGATGCACAGCAAACCGCTAATCATGCTCACGGTTGTTCTTGCGGCTGTGATCACAAACACTAA
- a CDS encoding NAD(P)/FAD-dependent oxidoreductase has translation MYDLIIIGGGPAGLTAAVYAARKKMNTLLLTKEFGGQLMWTKEIENYMGYQFISGPELMGKFEEQVKRFAVAIQYEEVNGFVVNQDGTFLVKTEEKEYQSKTVILATGKRPRGLDIPGEKEFTGRGVSYCATCDGPFFDNKAVAVIGGGNSAVQAALELSKIAHNVYLVVRNDHYIADPIILEKMKAATNIIEKIGYESEGIYGNEVVEKITIREITTGKLQDLAIDGVFVEIGLEPNSEYIEDIVRMNKRKELMVDCRSRTNIPGVYAAGDITDGPDKQIVIAAGDGAKAALMAYDYLLHKE, from the coding sequence ATGTATGATTTGATTATTATAGGCGGTGGACCCGCCGGACTGACTGCCGCAGTGTATGCAGCTCGCAAAAAAATGAATACGCTGCTACTGACAAAAGAATTTGGCGGACAACTCATGTGGACAAAAGAAATAGAAAATTATATGGGGTATCAATTTATTAGTGGTCCAGAACTAATGGGGAAATTTGAAGAACAGGTGAAACGTTTTGCCGTTGCCATTCAATACGAAGAAGTAAATGGTTTTGTAGTGAATCAAGATGGTACATTTTTGGTTAAGACAGAAGAGAAGGAATATCAAAGTAAAACTGTGATACTAGCCACAGGTAAAAGACCTAGGGGGTTAGACATACCAGGCGAAAAGGAATTCACCGGACGGGGAGTTAGCTATTGCGCCACTTGTGATGGTCCCTTTTTTGACAATAAAGCGGTAGCTGTCATAGGGGGCGGCAACTCAGCAGTTCAAGCAGCTCTCGAACTTAGCAAAATTGCACATAACGTATACTTAGTGGTACGAAATGATCATTATATTGCTGATCCGATTATTCTTGAAAAAATGAAAGCTGCTACCAATATTATTGAAAAAATCGGTTATGAATCAGAAGGAATTTATGGTAATGAAGTAGTGGAAAAGATTACGATCCGTGAGATTACGACGGGAAAACTTCAAGATCTGGCTATCGATGGGGTTTTTGTAGAAATTGGCTTAGAACCCAATTCTGAGTACATAGAAGATATCGTTAGGATGAATAAGAGAAAAGAATTGATGGTCGATTGCCGTTCTAGAACCAATATTCCAGGAGTGTATGCAGCTGGAGATATTACAGATGGCCCTGATAAACAAATCGTAATCGCCGCAGGAGATGGTGCTAAAGCTGCTTTGATGGCTTATGATTATTTGTTGCATAAGGAGTAA
- a CDS encoding ACT domain-containing protein, with translation MKAVITIVGQDRVGIVAMVSEILAVNSVNILNINQNILDGFFNMVMIVDMASSKVSLKDMQQILKGKGDELGLDIKAQHEDIFQIMHRI, from the coding sequence ATGAAAGCAGTAATTACAATTGTGGGACAGGATAGAGTAGGAATTGTAGCAATGGTTAGTGAAATTTTGGCGGTTAACAGTGTAAATATCTTAAATATTAATCAAAATATTTTAGATGGATTTTTTAACATGGTAATGATTGTGGATATGGCGAGCAGCAAAGTAAGTCTTAAAGATATGCAGCAGATTTTAAAGGGAAAAGGCGATGAGCTTGGCTTGGATATAAAAGCGCAGCATGAAGACATTTTTCAAATCATGCACCGGATATAA
- a CDS encoding peptidylprolyl isomerase — MSKKIVSMLLVLFVQVFLIAGCSGNTGNTGSQAAPESTPKQTTIAKKNSIAKFETSKGDFKIELFEDKAPVTTKNFIDLVNKKFYDGLIFHRVIDGFMIQGGDPKGNGTGGPGYTIKDEFHPDLKHDSAGVLSMANAGPNTGGSQFFITLAPTSWLDKKHAVFGKVTTGLEVVQAIGKVKVGANDKPAEDVVIKKITIEQP, encoded by the coding sequence ATGTCAAAGAAGATTGTAAGTATGCTGCTTGTTTTATTTGTACAAGTATTTTTGATTGCCGGGTGCTCTGGTAATACTGGCAATACAGGTAGTCAGGCAGCTCCAGAGAGCACGCCGAAACAAACAACGATTGCAAAAAAGAATAGTATAGCCAAATTTGAGACTTCCAAAGGTGACTTTAAAATAGAATTATTTGAAGATAAAGCACCTGTCACCACTAAGAACTTTATTGACCTGGTAAACAAAAAGTTCTATGATGGATTGATCTTTCATCGGGTTATCGATGGATTTATGATTCAAGGCGGTGATCCTAAAGGAAATGGTACAGGGGGACCTGGGTATACGATTAAAGATGAATTTCACCCTGATTTAAAACATGACAGCGCCGGCGTCCTTTCTATGGCCAACGCGGGACCGAATACAGGTGGATCACAGTTTTTCATTACATTAGCGCCTACATCTTGGTTGGATAAAAAGCATGCAGTTTTTGGCAAAGTCACTACTGGTTTAGAGGTTGTTCAAGCAATTGGCAAGGTTAAAGTCGGGGCAAACGACAAACCTGCAGAAGATGTTGTAATTAAAAAAATTACCATTGAGCAGCCGTAG
- a CDS encoding GIY-YIG nuclease family protein: MPYTYIVQCADGTLYTGWTVDLEKRLAAHNEGIGAKYTSSRVPVTLVYWESQANQSAAQKREARIKKMPRCKKLDLIREFVNS, encoded by the coding sequence ATGCCATATACGTATATTGTTCAGTGTGCTGATGGCACGTTATATACTGGTTGGACAGTAGATTTGGAGAAACGGCTTGCTGCCCACAATGAGGGAATTGGTGCTAAATATACCAGCAGCCGTGTACCGGTAACCCTTGTGTATTGGGAATCCCAAGCAAATCAAAGTGCTGCACAAAAACGTGAAGCAAGAATAAAAAAAATGCCACGATGTAAAAAGTTGGATTTAATTCGTGAATTTGTCAATAGTTAG
- a CDS encoding metal-dependent hydrolase — translation MLTLKFHGHACFQLTYNQISIVFDPFFTGNPKATLSPEEINCNYILTSHGHDDHLGDTVAIAQRTGATVIATAEIAKFCNEQGCTTHAMHIGGKHSFDFGYVRITLAFHGSGIPGGHACGFIVNFFGKTVYFAGDTGIFGDMALLGRLEKIDYALLPIGDNYTMGPSDAAEAANLLKPGNVIPMHYNTWPLIAQDPSVYKKDVEERFNIPVHIINPGEEITLL, via the coding sequence ATGCTTACATTGAAATTTCACGGTCATGCTTGCTTTCAGCTAACCTATAATCAGATTTCTATTGTATTTGATCCCTTTTTTACCGGTAATCCAAAGGCAACTCTATCGCCAGAAGAAATAAACTGCAACTATATTCTAACTTCCCACGGTCACGATGATCATTTAGGTGATACTGTTGCTATTGCCCAACGCACAGGTGCAACTGTCATTGCCACGGCTGAGATAGCTAAGTTTTGCAATGAACAAGGCTGTACTACTCATGCCATGCATATTGGCGGCAAACATTCCTTCGATTTCGGTTATGTGCGAATCACCCTTGCCTTCCACGGCTCAGGTATACCAGGAGGTCATGCCTGTGGTTTTATTGTCAACTTTTTCGGTAAGACAGTCTATTTTGCTGGTGATACAGGTATCTTTGGTGACATGGCATTGCTTGGGCGTTTAGAAAAAATTGATTATGCCTTACTGCCAATTGGTGACAATTACACCATGGGGCCATCAGATGCTGCCGAAGCTGCTAATTTATTAAAGCCTGGCAATGTCATACCGATGCACTATAACACTTGGCCTCTCATTGCTCAAGACCCATCAGTCTACAAAAAAGACGTGGAAGAGCGTTTTAATATTCCTGTACATATCATAAATCCCGGTGAAGAAATCACTTTGCTTTAA
- a CDS encoding DUF1540 domain-containing protein: MSNPIVKCSVDQCSHYMPGDQCMAAKISIYNEEATGKSEQVKDTQCKSFHDRKTMGDMIGALHNANIGGTISAAFMDGTQVTPEVECFVNNCSYWQGNNVCNASQIDVFGANAAKTDDTDCRTFKKKN, encoded by the coding sequence ATGTCGAATCCCATAGTAAAGTGTAGCGTGGATCAATGCAGTCATTATATGCCTGGTGATCAATGCATGGCAGCTAAAATTAGCATTTATAATGAAGAAGCAACTGGAAAGTCAGAACAAGTAAAAGACACGCAATGTAAGTCCTTTCATGACCGTAAGACGATGGGGGATATGATAGGAGCACTGCATAATGCTAATATTGGCGGGACCATATCTGCAGCCTTTATGGATGGTACCCAAGTAACACCTGAGGTAGAGTGCTTTGTGAATAACTGTAGTTACTGGCAAGGTAACAATGTCTGCAATGCATCCCAAATTGATGTATTTGGAGCTAATGCTGCCAAAACAGATGATACAGATTGCAGAACCTTTAAAAAGAAGAACTAA